DNA sequence from the Cohnella herbarum genome:
GCGTTGTCCTTGTTGTAAAGTCTGACTGAGTAATTCGCAATAATGATGAGGACAAATCCGACGATCGACTGATAGAGGCCTGCCGCTGCAGTCATGCCAAGATCGCCGCTACCAAGCAACCCGTTGAACACATATGTGTCGATCGTTGCCGTCGTGTTGAATAGCGGACCGGCATTCAGCGGAACCTGGTAAAACAGGCCAAAGTCGGAATAGAAAATCCGTCCCACCGAAAGCAATGTCAGCATAATGATGACCGGCATTAGAATTGGCAACGTAATCTTGAATATTTGCTGCAAACGGCTTGCCCCGTCCATACGCGCTGCTTCGTAATATTCCTCGCTGATACCCATCAACGCAGCAAAGTACACGATGCTGGAGAACCCTGTGCTCTTCCAGAAGCTAATAATCGACAAGATGACGGGCCAATATTTGGCTTCACTGTAAAACATGATTCCATCCTCGATGCCGAACCACGGCAGAACCGTCCGGTTAATGAATCCAGACTCGGCGCCCAGCATGGCGTAGACCAGATAGCTGACAATTACCATCGAGATGAGGTGAGGCAATGTTATGATAGCCTGATAAGTTCGGAGTAGCAACTTCTTGCGAATCTCATTCAGCAGAATTGCCGTCGCCAGGGCGAGCACCGTCCCGACGGTGATGAAGAAGACGTTGTACAAGATCGTATTTCGCGTAATGATGTACGCATCCGACGTTTTGAACAAATAGGTGAAATTGTCGAATCCGATCCAATCACTGCCAAAAATCCCCTTGGCAAAGTTGATTTTCTTGAACGCAATGATGATGCCAGCCATCGGAAGATAGTTGTTGATCAGCAGGTAAAGTAACCCGGGTATCATCATGATCAATAGAGGTGCATATTTCCTGATTTGTGAAGTCTTCTTCCTCCTTCCGCCCTCAACTACATCTATGGGTACAACTTGTGCCATAAAAGTTCCCCTTCCTGTTGTCATGTTCGGTATTTCATAGTCCTATCATAGGAGATGGAGCCCTGACTCACTAACGGTATCACGACTTATCAATAGCAGTTTCACGACATCTTTCTTAAGGAGGGATCCAACTGGCAAAGAGTGAGCACCCCGTTTTTTCTCACAGGGTGCTTTGATCAATTTTTATTACACATTCTGGATTCGTAGAGCAATGTATTGCTTGCCCGGAAGCTCGACAATACTATTATGATCATACGTTCCCTCCAAAGGAGTGATCGTCATCTCCCAAGTATCGATCAATTCGATTTTATATTTCTTACCCTCCATTAAATCAAGTTGTTTTACAGCAGGCCTGTATATCCCTAAATACACCAAATAGTATTCCCCTTCCTTGCCGAGACATGGGAAATACTCCCATTGAGGTGGGAAGGATATACGTTCACGGTATTCTCCGGGAATGCTCTCTATAATATCTTTCAGGAATGCGATTCTATCTGGGCTTTTCCCATGAAGCTCCCCGCCTTTTGACCACCATAAAATCTCATCTGGATGAAGATAAGTCTCCCCATGCCCCACATATCCGCCACTCAAAAAACCATCCCAGAATCTTCTGGTCATTTCCTGTTCAGTTATATTTCCCCACATCAATCCGATGTTTCCTTCATAGGAGCACTCGTCTACGACAATAGGTTTATTGTATTGTGTTTTCCACTCAAAGATGTACCTAGGGTCATGGTGCTGAACGCTTGCATGTGTGATTAACGGATGGTTATGATCATAGAACTGTCGGCAGTTGTGGATAGACCGAAGATGATCATAGGGGTCGTTCCCCGCAACTGTTTTGAGGATCGTGTCCCAGTCTTCCAAACTCAAATTTTCCATTAGATCGTATTCATTGGCCATAGACCACCATACGTTTCGGTAAGCTGACAACCGAGCGGTCAGGTAACGTAAATATCTAACATTGACATCCATGCCCATTTTATCGAAGCCCCATCTTGCATTATCATAGGGATGGAATAAGATGATATCCGCTTCTATTCCAAGATTTCTAAGATCATCTACTCTCTTTTCGAGATGCCGGAAAAAATCTGGGTTAAATCTTGTGAAATCCCAAACTTCCTCCTTAGAGCCGTCAAAGGGGTACAAAGCCGGATCGTTATTATTGTATAGATAGCGTTTCGGAAACACACACATTCTCATTTTGTTAAATGGAGCTGATTTCAGCGTTTGAAGCGTTAACTCTTCCAGTTCATCCTCTTGATGAGTCCATACGTAGCAAGTAGTTCCAAAAGGAATGTATGGCGTACCATCCGCGTAAGCAAAGTGATAGGTGTCGCTTACTTTTACCGGACCATGATTGCTTGCAGACGGCGCAATGCATTCAAACTTTCCGGTCA
Encoded proteins:
- a CDS encoding ABC transporter permease; this encodes MAQVVPIDVVEGGRRKKTSQIRKYAPLLIMMIPGLLYLLINNYLPMAGIIIAFKKINFAKGIFGSDWIGFDNFTYLFKTSDAYIITRNTILYNVFFITVGTVLALATAILLNEIRKKLLLRTYQAIITLPHLISMVIVSYLVYAMLGAESGFINRTVLPWFGIEDGIMFYSEAKYWPVILSIISFWKSTGFSSIVYFAALMGISEEYYEAARMDGASRLQQIFKITLPILMPVIIMLTLLSVGRIFYSDFGLFYQVPLNAGPLFNTTATIDTYVFNGLLGSGDLGMTAAAGLYQSIVGFVLIIIANYSVRLYNKDNALF
- a CDS encoding DUF5605 domain-containing protein, producing the protein MNQVEKWDLFEISMKGPEEGNPFMDVDFSATFKRNESSIDVPGFYDGSGIYKIRFMPSELGVWSYETNSNCSELKALTGKFECIAPSASNHGPVKVSDTYHFAYADGTPYIPFGTTCYVWTHQEDELEELTLQTLKSAPFNKMRMCVFPKRYLYNNNDPALYPFDGSKEEVWDFTRFNPDFFRHLEKRVDDLRNLGIEADIILFHPYDNARWGFDKMGMDVNVRYLRYLTARLSAYRNVWWSMANEYDLMENLSLEDWDTILKTVAGNDPYDHLRSIHNCRQFYDHNHPLITHASVQHHDPRYIFEWKTQYNKPIVVDECSYEGNIGLMWGNITEQEMTRRFWDGFLSGGYVGHGETYLHPDEILWWSKGGELHGKSPDRIAFLKDIIESIPGEYRERISFPPQWEYFPCLGKEGEYYLVYLGIYRPAVKQLDLMEGKKYKIELIDTWEMTITPLEGTYDHNSIVELPGKQYIALRIQNV